A part of Thermococcus sp. SY098 genomic DNA contains:
- the gdhA gene encoding glutamate dehydrogenase: MVEQDPFEIAVKQLERAAQYMDISEEALEFLKRPQRILEVTIPVEMDDGSVKVFTGFRVQYNWARGPTKGGIRWHPEETLSTVKALAAWMTWKTAVMDLPYGGGKGGIICNPKELSDREKERLARGYIRAIYDIISPYTDIPAPDVYTNPQIMAWMMDEYEMISRRKTPAFGIITGKPPSVGGIIARMDATARGASFTVREAAKALGWDTLKGKTIAIQGYGNAGYYMAKIMSEEYGMKVVAVSDSKGGIYNPDGLNADEVLKWKKEHGSVKDFPGATNITNEELLELEVDVLAPAAIEEVITKKNADNIKAKIIAELANGPTTPEADEILYEKGILIIPDFLCNAGGVTVSYFEWVQNITGDYWTVEETRAKLDKKMTKAFWDVYNTHKEKNINMRDAAYVVAVSRVYQAMLDRGWVKK; encoded by the coding sequence ATGGTTGAGCAAGACCCATTTGAAATTGCTGTTAAGCAGCTTGAAAGAGCTGCCCAGTATATGGATATAAGTGAAGAGGCTTTGGAGTTTTTAAAGAGACCTCAAAGAATTCTTGAGGTAACAATCCCTGTTGAGATGGATGACGGTTCTGTAAAAGTCTTCACTGGTTTTAGAGTCCAGTACAACTGGGCTCGCGGTCCAACAAAGGGTGGAATTAGGTGGCACCCTGAAGAGACACTCAGCACCGTTAAAGCTTTGGCTGCTTGGATGACCTGGAAGACTGCTGTTATGGACCTCCCATACGGTGGAGGTAAGGGTGGTATCATCTGTAACCCGAAGGAGCTCTCCGATAGAGAGAAGGAGAGGCTTGCAAGAGGGTATATAAGAGCTATCTATGACATCATAAGCCCATACACGGACATTCCAGCCCCAGATGTTTACACTAACCCACAGATCATGGCTTGGATGATGGACGAATATGAGATGATCTCAAGAAGGAAGACTCCTGCCTTCGGTATCATCACAGGTAAGCCACCAAGCGTTGGTGGTATAATAGCGAGAATGGATGCAACAGCAAGAGGCGCTTCATTCACAGTTAGAGAGGCAGCCAAGGCTCTTGGATGGGACACCCTTAAGGGCAAGACAATCGCAATCCAGGGTTATGGTAACGCCGGTTACTACATGGCTAAGATCATGAGCGAAGAGTACGGAATGAAAGTTGTTGCAGTCAGCGACAGCAAGGGTGGTATCTACAACCCAGATGGACTCAATGCTGATGAAGTCCTTAAGTGGAAGAAGGAGCACGGCTCAGTTAAGGACTTCCCAGGTGCAACAAACATCACAAACGAAGAGCTCTTAGAGCTTGAGGTTGATGTCCTCGCACCAGCTGCAATTGAGGAAGTTATCACCAAGAAGAACGCCGACAACATCAAGGCTAAGATCATAGCGGAGCTTGCAAACGGCCCAACCACCCCAGAGGCAGATGAGATTCTCTATGAGAAAGGCATCCTTATCATTCCAGACTTCCTCTGTAACGCCGGTGGTGTTACAGTCAGCTACTTCGAATGGGTGCAGAACATAACTGGCGACTACTGGACAGTTGAAGAGACAAGGGCAAAGCTTGACAAGAAGATGACCAAGGCATTCTGGGACGTCTACAACACCCACAAGGAGAAGAACATCAACATGAGAGACGCAGCTTATGTCGTTGCCGTCAGCAGAGTCTACCAGGCAATGCTTGACAGAGGATGGGTCAAGAAGTGA
- the psmB gene encoding archaeal proteasome endopeptidase complex subunit beta, translating to MAKGVLHLSKFKGTTTVGIVCNDGVVLAADMRATIGNMVMSKNVTKIFQIDEHLALAGAGNVGDILSLVRMLRAETKLYRARVGREMSVKALATLTANILNGTKYFPYLGWFLIGGYDEKPNLYSVDMAGGMTEDKYVSAGSGMEFAYAVLENEYKEDMSVDEGVKLAVKAINTAIKRDIFTGDGILVVKITKEGYRELDKKEVDKILKTL from the coding sequence ATGGCTAAAGGGGTGTTGCACTTGAGTAAATTTAAAGGGACAACAACAGTAGGCATTGTTTGTAATGACGGAGTGGTGTTAGCAGCGGATATGAGAGCAACAATTGGCAACATGGTTATGTCAAAGAATGTCACAAAGATATTTCAGATAGACGAGCACTTAGCGTTGGCAGGTGCAGGCAATGTGGGGGACATCTTAAGTCTTGTCAGGATGCTCAGGGCAGAGACCAAGCTTTATAGAGCAAGGGTTGGCAGGGAGATGAGTGTTAAGGCTTTGGCAACATTAACAGCAAACATTCTCAATGGGACAAAATATTTCCCATATCTTGGCTGGTTCTTAATTGGGGGCTATGATGAAAAGCCAAATCTTTATTCTGTTGATATGGCTGGAGGAATGACTGAGGATAAATATGTTTCGGCAGGTTCTGGTATGGAGTTTGCATATGCTGTTTTAGAAAATGAATACAAAGAGGACATGAGTGTTGATGAAGGCGTTAAATTAGCAGTTAAAGCAATAAACACTGCTATTAAGAGAGACATTTTCACGGGAGATGGAATACTGGTTGTTAAAATTACAAAAGAAGGATACAGAGAACTCGACAAAAAGGAAGTTGATAAGATTCTCAAAACTCTTTAA